One stretch of Lucilia cuprina isolate Lc7/37 chromosome 6, ASM2204524v1, whole genome shotgun sequence DNA includes these proteins:
- the LOC111687177 gene encoding ER membrane protein complex subunit 7 homolog, producing MLKIYLIGLVALCSLQCLIQAEMIIQDELVDEVSGLYTIEGKVYPPEIQMGMSYNPSAAQQNSNNKWQTETVLTINGGEYKGFIREDGSFVISSVPSGSYVVEIYNADYFYEPIRVEINPKGKFRARKVNYVQPSQIVQVPYPLKLKALTRFKYFQTREQWKITDFLFSPMVLMMVLPLVLMLVLPKMINDPETKKELENIQFPKMNNEMPEISEMFTSLFSGGAPKQPEKEKKSSSSNKQTKKRN from the exons ATGCTTAAAATATACTTAATAGGGCTTGTAGCCTTATGCTCGTTGCAATGTCTGATCCAAGCTGAAATGATTATACAGGACGAATTGGTG GATGAAGTGTCTGGTTTGTACACCATCGAGGGTAAAGTCTATCCACCAGAAATACAAATGGGCATGAGTTATAATCCCAGTGCAGCTCAAcaaaacagcaataacaaatGGCAGACAGAAACCGTATTGACAATTAATGGCGGCGAATATAAGGGTTTTATAAGAGAAGATGGTTCTTTTGTTATAAGTTCAGTGCCCTCGGGCAGCTATGTCGTGGAAATTTATAATGCTGACTATTTCTATGAACCCATTAGGGTAGAAATTAATCCGAAGGGTAAATTCCGGGCCCGTAAGGTGAACTATGTGCAACCCTCACAAATTGTACAAGTACCTTATCCTTTAAAACTAAAAGCTTTGACTAGATTTAAGTATTTCCAAACCCGTGAACAATGGAAG ATCACTGATTTCCTATTCAGTCCCATGGTCTTGATGATGGTTTTACCTTTGGTATTAATGTTGGTTTTACCTAAGATGATTAACGATCCCGAAACTAAAAAAGAATTAGAAAACATACAATTCCCTAAAATGAATAACGAAATGCCTGAAATAAGTGAAATGTTTACTTCATTGTTTAGCGGTGGTGCTCCCAAACAACcggaaaaggaaaagaaatcCTCTTCCTCGAATAAgcaaaccaaaaaaagaaactag